The Corynebacterium renale genome includes a region encoding these proteins:
- a CDS encoding dihydrofolate reductase family protein encodes MSNAFDRDDIPAFFEPSDSPVGSVRSIHAMTANGAFTIDGKSGGIGNEIDSALLHHARLWADCILVGAQTVRSEEYSGAKANPSQRKAREARGQEPVPVLAVLTGTLNLDPTSPFFTDTSIAPIVLCPEESLVEHQGKATELLATGAQLRATGTKPNQLLDTLRNLGHQNILIEGGPSLYHEFFAAQLVDTMYVTIAPMTSSFSGHGNSPSNVNTMWALDRCAASGDGYLFLRYRALK; translated from the coding sequence ATGTCCAATGCTTTTGATCGCGATGACATCCCTGCATTCTTCGAGCCATCCGACTCTCCAGTCGGAAGTGTTCGGAGCATTCATGCGATGACCGCCAACGGCGCCTTCACCATTGATGGTAAATCGGGCGGTATCGGCAATGAGATTGACTCGGCACTTCTTCACCACGCACGACTCTGGGCTGACTGCATTCTAGTCGGTGCTCAAACTGTGCGTTCTGAAGAATATTCCGGTGCTAAAGCGAACCCATCGCAGCGCAAAGCACGCGAAGCCCGAGGCCAAGAACCCGTGCCGGTGCTGGCTGTACTCACTGGGACGCTGAATTTGGACCCGACATCCCCCTTTTTCACCGATACATCTATAGCCCCTATTGTCCTCTGCCCGGAGGAGAGCCTCGTCGAGCACCAGGGAAAGGCTACTGAACTGCTCGCCACCGGCGCCCAGCTACGCGCAACCGGAACGAAACCCAATCAGCTACTGGATACTTTGCGGAACCTCGGTCATCAGAACATCCTGATAGAAGGTGGGCCGTCACTGTACCACGAGTTCTTCGCTGCTCAACTGGTGGACACAATGTACGTCACGATTGCACCAATGACCAGTTCTTTTAGTGGCCACGGCAATTCGCCCTCGAACGTGAACACCATGTGGGCTCTAGATAGATGTGCGGCTTCCGGCGATGGATACCTTTTCTTACGCTACCGGGCGCTAAAGTAA
- a CDS encoding glycosyltransferase family 4 protein, which translates to MKVGIVCPYSFDEPGGVQAHIIDLARALKAKGHEVAVLGPASTETQLPDFVVKGGPAIAVPYNGSVARISFGPHVINNLKKFVCEEQLDVLHIHEPNSPSYSMAAAMYCYGNLVATYHASTKKSRVLKLALPFLRPFLEKIRAGIAVSEMARRWQVEALGGDPILIPNGVHIRDYAQFRKLPNPLQREPFEIVFLGRLDEPRKGLKVLLKALTLLDREVKVTVMGAGESRTVPGVTFAGKVSDEEKQQILGRADIYVAPNTGGESFGIVLVEAMAAGCAVVASDIEAFSLVCEADSPNPAGVVFKNGSPHDLARRLQELIDKPQRMRDVAERGVTRAKDFDWATIADQIVTVYETIDDGHGVRL; encoded by the coding sequence ATGAAGGTAGGCATTGTATGCCCCTATTCGTTTGATGAGCCGGGTGGTGTCCAAGCACACATCATCGATCTAGCACGGGCGCTGAAAGCTAAAGGGCACGAAGTGGCTGTTCTTGGTCCGGCGTCCACAGAGACACAGCTGCCGGATTTTGTGGTCAAAGGTGGGCCCGCTATAGCGGTTCCATATAACGGTTCCGTTGCCCGTATTTCTTTCGGCCCGCACGTAATTAATAACCTCAAGAAGTTCGTGTGCGAAGAGCAACTAGACGTCTTACACATCCACGAACCTAATTCGCCGAGCTACTCGATGGCCGCAGCCATGTACTGCTACGGAAATCTTGTGGCAACGTACCACGCCTCAACGAAGAAGTCGCGTGTACTAAAACTTGCACTCCCATTTTTGCGTCCATTTTTGGAGAAAATTCGGGCGGGAATTGCTGTAAGTGAGATGGCGCGTAGGTGGCAGGTAGAAGCACTCGGAGGCGATCCAATCCTGATACCCAATGGCGTGCATATTCGTGACTACGCACAATTTCGGAAACTGCCGAATCCACTTCAGCGGGAGCCGTTTGAGATTGTGTTTTTAGGCCGCCTTGATGAGCCACGTAAGGGGCTTAAGGTGTTGTTGAAAGCTTTAACGCTACTCGACAGAGAGGTAAAGGTCACCGTTATGGGAGCAGGCGAATCCCGAACCGTACCTGGCGTGACATTTGCAGGCAAAGTGTCTGACGAGGAAAAGCAGCAGATCCTAGGGCGTGCAGACATCTACGTGGCGCCAAATACCGGTGGGGAAAGTTTTGGGATTGTTCTCGTGGAAGCAATGGCTGCAGGTTGTGCCGTTGTTGCAAGTGACATAGAGGCATTTTCGTTAGTATGCGAGGCCGATTCCCCGAATCCTGCGGGCGTGGTTTTTAAAAACGGTTCGCCTCATGACTTGGCGCGGAGGCTTCAAGAACTCATCGATAAACCGCAACGAATGAGAGACGTGGCGGAACGTGGGGTCACGCGCGCCAAGGACTTTGATTGGGCGACGATAGCAGATCAGATTGTAACGGTATACGAAACTATCGACGACGGCCACGGAGTGCGCCTATGA
- the ruvA gene encoding Holliday junction branch migration protein RuvA, with product MIASLTGKVQSIDLQGAVIEAGGVGYYFTATPETLGRLVRGEETTVLTTMVVREDAILLYGFTDDASRAMFSQLQTVSGLGPKLALACLAVAPPSELARMVSAGDNKGLQRIPGVGKRMADRMIVELKDKLNGYVEPVSDEAPAQMTMPATVSADQVVQALEGLGFTEKQATPIVAAISAENPDLGTSALLKAALAELGKK from the coding sequence ATGATCGCGTCTCTTACCGGCAAAGTTCAGAGTATCGACCTACAAGGTGCAGTCATTGAGGCTGGTGGGGTTGGTTATTATTTCACCGCCACTCCGGAGACATTAGGCCGGCTCGTCCGAGGCGAAGAAACTACAGTGCTCACGACAATGGTGGTACGCGAAGACGCGATACTCTTGTATGGTTTCACTGATGACGCATCTCGAGCCATGTTTAGCCAACTCCAAACCGTTTCTGGGTTGGGTCCAAAACTTGCCTTAGCGTGTCTTGCTGTGGCGCCCCCTTCGGAATTAGCCCGAATGGTTAGTGCTGGAGATAATAAAGGGCTTCAGCGTATTCCAGGCGTCGGTAAGCGCATGGCGGACCGCATGATTGTAGAGCTCAAGGACAAACTTAACGGATACGTGGAACCCGTAAGCGATGAAGCCCCAGCTCAAATGACCATGCCCGCAACGGTATCCGCGGACCAAGTCGTGCAAGCCCTCGAAGGCCTTGGGTTTACCGAGAAGCAGGCGACGCCTATCGTCGCAGCTATTAGTGCGGAGAATCCTGATCTTGGGACGTCTGCGTTGCTCAAAGCGGCGTTGGCTGAACTCGGAAAGAAGTAA
- a CDS encoding HIT family protein produces MSESESLDPEKRGSNDTYIDSGVGTPDRLQRLWAPYRMNYITSNAESHAGSASTAKTSQGAAEKAPTQDPFLAAPQGSDEDGLIIARGQHVYALLNLFPYNNGHLMVVPYRQVGQLEELSDDESLELMQFAQHAIKTLKRVSNPDGFNLGFNLGSGAGGSVRDHLHLHVVPRWSGDANFMTVLGGTKVLPQLLKDTRAMLAEAWTEIADLPQSSDAPQGEA; encoded by the coding sequence ATGAGTGAGTCGGAGAGTCTGGATCCCGAAAAACGGGGTAGCAACGACACCTACATAGACTCTGGCGTAGGCACCCCTGACCGTCTACAGCGTTTATGGGCCCCGTACCGTATGAATTACATCACCTCTAACGCGGAATCACATGCTGGGAGTGCAAGCACCGCGAAAACCTCGCAAGGGGCTGCGGAGAAGGCTCCTACACAGGACCCTTTTCTTGCCGCGCCGCAGGGCAGTGATGAAGACGGGCTGATTATTGCCCGGGGACAGCACGTATATGCATTACTCAACCTTTTCCCATATAACAATGGGCATTTGATGGTGGTGCCATACCGCCAAGTAGGGCAGCTTGAAGAACTGAGTGACGACGAATCCCTGGAACTCATGCAGTTTGCCCAGCACGCCATCAAAACACTCAAACGTGTGTCTAACCCTGATGGCTTTAACCTCGGTTTCAACCTAGGATCCGGGGCAGGAGGTTCTGTCCGTGACCATCTACATTTGCATGTTGTGCCACGTTGGTCTGGTGACGCAAATTTTATGACTGTCCTAGGCGGTACAAAGGTGCTGCCACAATTGCTTAAAGATACTCGGGCGATGCTTGCCGAAGCCTGGACTGAGATCGCAGACCTTCCGCAATCCAGTGATGCACCTCAAGGGGAGGCGTAA
- the pgsA gene encoding phosphatidylinositol phosphate synthase yields the protein MLGIKGRKPAAVVIEPIARTLLRARISPNMVTIVGALCACIVAIALIPQGHLVWAAILTALFTATDMIDGTMARLRGGGTKFGATLDATCDRITDGALFAAITWWLVYSYDAPGILVVSALVVTVSSQVISYVKARGEASGFTINGGLVERPERLIVGLLGIGLHGLGVPYAVDIAMYLLAIGSVFTVIQRLIIASRDPRACDTIKPPAGAPDSQQLQPEHTA from the coding sequence ATGCTTGGTATCAAGGGGCGTAAGCCTGCCGCTGTAGTTATCGAGCCGATCGCTCGGACATTATTGCGCGCTAGAATATCGCCGAACATGGTGACAATCGTCGGCGCACTCTGCGCATGCATCGTAGCTATCGCCCTCATCCCCCAGGGGCATCTGGTGTGGGCAGCTATTCTCACTGCACTTTTTACAGCTACGGACATGATTGACGGAACGATGGCTCGTTTGCGCGGAGGCGGCACAAAATTTGGTGCCACGCTCGACGCAACGTGTGACCGCATCACAGACGGGGCTCTTTTTGCTGCTATCACGTGGTGGTTGGTGTATAGCTATGATGCCCCCGGCATCCTTGTCGTTTCGGCACTAGTGGTGACGGTATCGTCGCAAGTCATTTCTTATGTCAAAGCCAGGGGAGAGGCAAGTGGCTTCACGATAAACGGGGGTCTTGTCGAGCGCCCCGAACGCCTCATCGTGGGTTTGCTCGGTATCGGACTGCACGGGCTCGGTGTCCCCTATGCGGTAGATATTGCAATGTATCTTTTAGCCATCGGCTCCGTATTTACGGTAATTCAACGGCTTATTATTGCTTCGCGCGACCCGCGGGCCTGCGACACTATTAAACCGCCAGCTGGGGCTCCCGATTCCCAACAGCTCCAACCGGAACACACAGCTTAG
- a CDS encoding YebC/PmpR family DNA-binding transcriptional regulator, giving the protein MAGHSKWATTKHKKAANDAKRGKEFAKLIKNIEVAARTGGGDPAANPTLDDMIKKAKKASVPNDNIERARKRGSGEEAGGADWQTIMYEGYGPNGVAMLIECLTDNRNRAATEVRTAMSKNGGNLAENGAVSYMFHRKGVVHVAAGELSEDDILMAVLDAGAEEVNLTGDAFEILCAPEDTTGVKEALAEAGIEVEDSEQDFRADVSAPVDLSGAKQIMRLIDALEESDDVQEVYTNVDIPEDVATQLAEED; this is encoded by the coding sequence ATGGCAGGTCACTCAAAGTGGGCCACTACCAAGCATAAGAAGGCTGCTAACGACGCCAAGCGTGGTAAAGAATTTGCCAAGCTCATCAAGAACATCGAAGTAGCTGCGCGCACTGGCGGTGGAGACCCTGCGGCCAACCCCACCTTGGATGACATGATTAAGAAGGCTAAGAAGGCCTCCGTTCCTAACGACAACATTGAGCGCGCCCGTAAGCGTGGTTCCGGTGAAGAAGCCGGTGGCGCTGACTGGCAGACTATTATGTATGAAGGCTACGGTCCGAACGGTGTAGCTATGCTCATCGAGTGCCTTACCGACAACCGTAACCGAGCAGCTACCGAAGTTCGCACTGCGATGTCTAAGAATGGTGGCAACCTTGCAGAAAACGGCGCAGTTTCCTACATGTTCCACCGTAAGGGCGTGGTCCACGTAGCTGCAGGTGAGCTCTCCGAAGACGATATCTTGATGGCCGTACTTGATGCCGGGGCAGAAGAAGTTAACTTGACTGGCGACGCGTTCGAGATTCTATGCGCGCCAGAGGACACCACTGGTGTGAAAGAGGCGCTTGCAGAAGCCGGTATTGAGGTGGAGGATTCTGAGCAAGATTTCCGCGCGGATGTCTCGGCACCGGTTGATCTCAGTGGGGCAAAGCAGATCATGCGGCTTATCGATGCGCTCGAGGAATCCGACGACGTTCAAGAGGTTTACACTAACGTTGACATTCCCGAGGATGTTGCAACGCAGTTAGCGGAAGAAGACTAA
- a CDS encoding copper resistance CopC family protein, whose product MFATSGAVTPAVAHDVVVDAQPPAGGTVEQFPREIVLEFSGYPRDTFNMFAVTDKSSGEILFDGTPKLDGRNLTIDVPADVNPGAGTYTVGFQITSSDGHATRGKTEFRVAGESAPPENQPVSADDRTERDSGLSPVVLALIAFGAFAALVAVLIMVRVKSRRIEEL is encoded by the coding sequence ATGTTTGCGACGTCAGGTGCTGTTACCCCGGCGGTAGCACATGATGTTGTCGTCGATGCGCAGCCACCTGCGGGTGGAACTGTGGAACAGTTTCCTCGTGAAATAGTGCTGGAGTTTTCTGGGTATCCTCGCGATACGTTCAATATGTTCGCTGTCACTGATAAAAGCTCCGGGGAAATTTTGTTTGACGGAACCCCTAAGCTGGACGGCCGGAACCTGACCATCGACGTCCCAGCTGATGTCAACCCCGGCGCCGGCACATATACCGTGGGTTTTCAGATTACATCGTCGGACGGACACGCTACCCGTGGCAAAACTGAATTTCGTGTAGCTGGTGAGAGTGCTCCGCCCGAGAATCAGCCGGTTTCCGCTGACGATAGAACAGAACGAGACTCTGGACTAAGCCCAGTTGTTCTCGCGCTTATTGCTTTCGGTGCTTTTGCGGCTCTTGTCGCTGTCTTGATCATGGTGCGCGTGAAGTCGCGTCGAATTGAAGAACTTTAA
- the thrS gene encoding threonine--tRNA ligase, which translates to MENSHQNPAEHQSFTVPAGTAVGAAMRDLGLPNKGEDAIVVVKDDHGHLFDLSHTPDVDTNFIPVPANTEEGRAVIRHSCAHVLAQAVQIEFPGTKLGIGPAIENGFYYDFDVAEPFTPEDLKTLEKRMKKIIKSGQRFERRVWESQEQAREALKDEPYKLELIDDKGNVDPDSDEATEVGAGDLTAYDNVNPRTNEVEWFDLCRGPHVPTTRYIPAFALTRTSAAYWRGDQNNAGLQRVYGTAWESKEKLEEYQHMIEEAEKRDHRRLGTELDLFSFPDEVGSGFPVFHPNGGIVRFEMEEHSRKRHLAAGYSFVNTPHITKGELFKKSGHLDWYADGMFPPMQLDAEYDENGVETKPGQDYYAKPMNCPMHNLIFASRGRSYRELPLRLFEFGTVYRYEKSGVIHGLTRARGFTQDDAHIYCTEDQLEKELTSVLEFIISLLKDYGLDDFYLELSTKDPNKYVGDDAVWERATKILEDVATASGLDLVPDPAGAAFYGPKISVQARDAIGRTWQMSTVQLDFNLPERFELEYTAPDGSKQRPIMIHRALFGSIERFFGVLLEHYAGAFPAWLAPHQVMGIPVADEFIPHLEEVAAALRARGIRADVDTSADRMQKKIRNHTTGKIPFMLLAGGRDVEANAVSFRFLDGTQVNGVPVTDAVELIASWIGERINDQPTKDNIEPRL; encoded by the coding sequence ATGGAGAACTCTCACCAGAATCCTGCAGAACATCAGTCTTTCACGGTTCCTGCAGGCACCGCGGTTGGTGCTGCGATGCGAGACCTTGGCCTTCCCAACAAGGGTGAAGATGCCATCGTCGTGGTCAAAGATGATCACGGCCACCTGTTCGATCTTTCCCACACTCCTGATGTGGACACCAATTTCATCCCAGTTCCTGCCAATACTGAGGAAGGCCGTGCGGTCATCAGGCACTCATGTGCGCACGTCTTGGCGCAGGCTGTGCAGATAGAATTCCCCGGCACGAAGCTGGGCATCGGTCCCGCAATCGAGAACGGTTTTTACTACGACTTCGATGTTGCCGAGCCGTTTACCCCAGAAGACCTGAAGACGCTGGAAAAGCGGATGAAGAAGATTATCAAGTCAGGTCAGCGCTTTGAGCGCCGTGTTTGGGAGTCTCAAGAGCAGGCGCGCGAAGCCCTCAAGGATGAGCCGTACAAGCTAGAGCTTATCGACGACAAAGGGAATGTTGACCCTGATTCTGATGAAGCTACCGAAGTCGGAGCTGGCGACCTAACCGCCTACGATAACGTGAACCCTCGTACCAACGAAGTGGAATGGTTCGATCTGTGCCGTGGCCCCCACGTGCCGACCACGCGCTACATTCCAGCCTTCGCTTTGACTCGTACTTCTGCGGCCTACTGGCGTGGTGACCAGAACAATGCGGGCCTACAACGTGTTTACGGTACAGCCTGGGAATCCAAGGAAAAGCTGGAAGAATACCAGCACATGATCGAGGAAGCTGAAAAGCGCGACCACCGCCGACTAGGTACTGAACTTGACCTCTTCAGCTTCCCGGATGAGGTTGGCTCCGGTTTCCCCGTGTTCCATCCAAACGGCGGCATTGTGCGCTTCGAGATGGAAGAGCACTCCCGCAAGCGTCACCTCGCCGCAGGTTATTCGTTTGTGAACACTCCGCACATCACTAAGGGCGAATTGTTCAAGAAGTCCGGCCACCTTGATTGGTACGCCGACGGCATGTTCCCTCCCATGCAACTTGATGCCGAATACGACGAAAACGGTGTGGAGACTAAGCCCGGCCAGGACTACTACGCGAAGCCGATGAACTGCCCGATGCACAACCTCATCTTTGCGTCTCGCGGTCGTTCTTACCGTGAACTTCCGCTGCGTCTTTTCGAGTTTGGCACCGTTTATCGCTACGAGAAGTCTGGTGTGATCCACGGTCTGACCCGTGCTCGTGGTTTTACACAGGACGATGCCCACATCTACTGCACCGAGGACCAGCTGGAAAAAGAGCTGACCTCTGTCCTTGAGTTTATTATTTCGCTGCTCAAGGATTACGGTTTGGACGACTTCTACCTGGAGTTGTCCACCAAGGATCCCAACAAGTACGTCGGCGACGACGCCGTGTGGGAACGCGCAACGAAGATTCTGGAAGACGTTGCGACAGCCTCCGGTCTAGATCTGGTACCAGATCCAGCAGGTGCAGCATTCTATGGGCCAAAGATTTCTGTCCAAGCCCGTGACGCCATCGGCCGCACCTGGCAGATGTCTACCGTTCAGCTGGACTTCAACTTGCCAGAACGCTTCGAGTTGGAATACACCGCGCCTGATGGGTCGAAGCAGCGCCCAATTATGATTCACCGCGCACTCTTCGGCTCCATTGAGCGTTTCTTCGGCGTCCTGCTGGAGCACTACGCAGGCGCATTCCCAGCATGGCTGGCACCACACCAAGTCATGGGTATCCCGGTTGCAGACGAATTCATTCCTCACTTGGAGGAGGTGGCTGCTGCCCTGCGGGCGCGCGGCATTCGCGCTGACGTTGATACTTCGGCTGACCGGATGCAGAAGAAGATTCGTAATCACACCACCGGAAAGATTCCGTTCATGTTGCTGGCAGGTGGCCGGGATGTCGAGGCTAACGCCGTTAGCTTCCGTTTCTTAGACGGAACTCAAGTTAACGGTGTACCTGTTACTGATGCCGTGGAGCTCATTGCCTCCTGGATCGGGGAGCGGATCAACGATCAGCCTACGAAGGACAACATCGAGCCACGGCTGTGA
- a CDS encoding copper chaperone PCu(A)C, protein MSIRFLAPCAVVLAAGLTLSACASGDDTTATTTASTTSETTATATETTKADAAAEDSVTLEEGVVRASVEGNDMTSIFGTLHNNTDKDVTIIGFTSESLGQARYEIHEVVDGMMRQKEGGITIPAGGSHELKPGGDHFMVMEMKSQAHAGDTIDIDLLLDGGTMAHVSGVPVRDLLPGDEDYGDMAHNHGEHGGHGEGHEGMDHGEHAGH, encoded by the coding sequence ATGTCCATTCGTTTCCTAGCTCCATGTGCTGTCGTGTTGGCTGCCGGACTAACGCTGTCCGCATGCGCCTCGGGTGATGACACTACTGCGACAACTACAGCATCCACGACGTCGGAAACCACCGCTACTGCCACGGAGACCACAAAAGCTGATGCTGCTGCAGAAGATTCCGTCACATTGGAAGAGGGTGTTGTTCGTGCATCCGTCGAAGGCAATGACATGACGTCGATCTTCGGAACCTTGCATAACAACACTGACAAGGACGTCACGATCATTGGTTTCACCTCCGAGAGCCTCGGGCAAGCACGCTACGAAATTCACGAGGTCGTCGACGGCATGATGCGCCAGAAGGAAGGTGGAATCACTATCCCCGCAGGTGGTTCCCACGAGCTGAAGCCAGGCGGTGACCACTTCATGGTGATGGAGATGAAGAGCCAGGCACACGCAGGCGACACCATCGACATTGATTTGCTTCTCGACGGCGGCACCATGGCACACGTATCGGGAGTGCCGGTACGTGACCTGCTGCCTGGTGACGAAGATTATGGCGATATGGCGCACAACCACGGCGAGCATGGTGGTCATGGTGAAGGCCATGAAGGCATGGATCACGGCGAGCACGCGGGCCACTAA
- the ruvC gene encoding crossover junction endodeoxyribonuclease RuvC, with product MNLEGLRVMGIDPGLTRCGLSVVQAGRGRAVLPVSVGVVRTPADAPLTERLLRLSVAVNEWMDDYTPDVVAIERVFERSNVSTVMNTAHAVGVLILAAAQRGIDVHMYTPSEVKKAISGNGRADKKQMTNMITRILGLTEPPKPADAADALALAVCHCWRAPLIARTQQLSQRKAQ from the coding sequence GTGAATCTGGAAGGTTTGCGGGTTATGGGCATTGATCCTGGGCTTACACGCTGTGGGTTATCGGTGGTCCAGGCCGGTCGCGGTCGCGCGGTACTCCCTGTTTCCGTCGGCGTGGTACGTACTCCAGCGGATGCTCCACTTACGGAACGTTTACTGCGATTATCTGTAGCTGTTAACGAGTGGATGGATGATTACACACCAGACGTAGTTGCTATAGAACGAGTATTTGAGCGAAGTAACGTATCCACGGTCATGAACACTGCTCACGCCGTGGGCGTTCTCATTCTGGCGGCGGCACAACGAGGTATCGACGTGCATATGTACACACCGTCGGAAGTAAAGAAAGCGATTTCTGGAAACGGGCGTGCCGACAAAAAACAGATGACCAACATGATTACCCGGATTCTAGGATTGACCGAACCACCAAAACCTGCCGATGCAGCAGATGCTTTGGCGCTAGCAGTCTGTCACTGTTGGCGGGCGCCCCTTATCGCAAGAACACAGCAACTTAGTCAAAGAAAGGCCCAATAA
- a CDS encoding Dyp-type peroxidase: MKSSGIGRRHFLAGGVAGAVGLAATGCSQASEDNRTGDQQTSLGALTIPFDGLHQGGISTPEQAHLNLVGMNLLEGVDKNGLRRLLTLWTEDARALCEGRAPLGSLEPELARDPAELTITGGIGAPGLQRVGLDHATPEWLADIEPFERDALRPEWGQTDLVLQICGNDPLSVAYATRHMLRSSVSYAKHVWTQKGFMNAAGVKTAGETPRNLFGQKDGTINPRGQEELDQHVWATKDSSPAWMVDGTAMVVRRIQMHMDEWEKLDRSSREIVVGRTLDTGAPLHGGDEFDEIDMTVTDEYGLPAIDPSSHAARAKAPAENPEQQILRRPYNFDLPPVDVMEDTSNTGQIFICFQKDPRTQFTPIQRRLDQVDRLNEWITHIGSGVYAVFPGVGADGDKYWGEGLFTV; the protein is encoded by the coding sequence ATGAAATCTTCTGGTATCGGGCGACGCCATTTCTTGGCAGGTGGGGTAGCTGGTGCTGTAGGTCTGGCGGCTACGGGATGTTCACAGGCCAGTGAAGACAATCGGACAGGGGACCAACAGACCTCGCTGGGAGCTCTCACGATTCCTTTTGACGGGCTCCATCAAGGCGGAATTTCGACCCCGGAACAAGCGCACCTGAACCTTGTGGGAATGAATCTGTTGGAGGGCGTCGATAAAAATGGGCTTCGGCGTTTGCTCACCTTGTGGACCGAAGATGCCCGTGCGCTCTGCGAAGGGCGCGCTCCGTTAGGTTCGCTTGAGCCTGAACTCGCACGAGATCCAGCCGAGCTGACCATCACGGGTGGAATAGGCGCACCCGGTCTACAACGCGTCGGCTTGGATCACGCCACACCCGAATGGTTAGCCGATATTGAACCCTTTGAGCGTGATGCGCTACGTCCGGAATGGGGACAAACCGACCTTGTTCTGCAGATTTGCGGTAATGATCCCTTGAGCGTCGCTTATGCTACCCGGCACATGCTGAGGTCGTCTGTCTCGTATGCCAAGCATGTGTGGACCCAAAAAGGTTTCATGAATGCCGCAGGGGTGAAGACCGCCGGAGAAACCCCTCGTAATCTCTTCGGGCAGAAGGACGGCACCATAAACCCCCGCGGACAGGAAGAATTGGACCAGCACGTCTGGGCAACAAAGGATAGCTCTCCGGCATGGATGGTGGACGGTACCGCGATGGTTGTCCGAAGGATCCAGATGCACATGGATGAGTGGGAAAAGCTGGACCGCAGTTCACGTGAAATCGTGGTGGGACGCACACTCGACACAGGTGCGCCGCTTCATGGTGGAGATGAGTTCGATGAAATCGATATGACGGTTACAGACGAATATGGCCTGCCTGCGATTGACCCCAGCTCGCATGCTGCACGAGCCAAGGCGCCCGCTGAAAACCCGGAACAGCAAATTCTTCGCCGACCATACAATTTCGATTTGCCACCGGTGGACGTGATGGAGGACACCTCAAATACCGGGCAGATTTTCATTTGCTTCCAGAAAGACCCGCGTACGCAATTCACACCGATTCAACGCAGGCTTGATCAAGTTGATCGGCTCAATGAATGGATCACCCATATTGGCTCCGGGGTGTACGCAGTTTTTCCGGGGGTAGGCGCCGATGGGGATAAGTATTGGGGTGAAGGGCTATTCACGGTGTGA
- a CDS encoding phosphatidylinositol mannoside acyltransferase, translating into MLRFLARALGAELAEGDSVDIATVGYLAGWKCARFIPHHLLRSLGNCAADCVSKNGRGMEQLRRNLIRVVGAENVTSHLVRDAVRSYTRYWVEAFSLSSMAGDPRVMNTIAAGVQGRKRFDASYSRGKGVVLVLPHTGNWDMAGMFLVQEYGSFTTVAERVKPEVLFDAFVDFRNSLGFEVLPLTGGQAPYPQLQEVLREGGVVCLVGERDFKGSGIPVTFFDEETTMPPGAVELALSTGAALHVVHSWFDDEGWGLSVSEEIPRSEATTMQQQVADIFSRNIAEHPEDWHMLQPLWPHDRELRRKRRKEAQVKKGEQ; encoded by the coding sequence ATCTTGCGATTTTTAGCACGCGCCCTGGGTGCCGAGCTTGCTGAAGGCGATAGCGTGGACATTGCTACCGTCGGTTATCTAGCTGGGTGGAAGTGCGCGCGCTTCATACCGCATCATCTGTTGCGTTCGCTCGGAAACTGCGCTGCGGATTGTGTTTCAAAAAACGGCCGTGGAATGGAGCAGTTACGGCGCAATCTCATACGGGTCGTAGGGGCAGAGAACGTCACGTCGCACCTAGTTAGGGATGCGGTTCGTTCTTACACCCGGTACTGGGTTGAAGCCTTTTCGCTTTCGTCCATGGCTGGCGATCCTAGGGTGATGAACACTATCGCAGCGGGTGTACAAGGCAGAAAGCGTTTTGACGCTTCATACTCGCGCGGCAAAGGTGTCGTGCTTGTCTTGCCGCATACTGGGAATTGGGACATGGCCGGCATGTTCTTGGTTCAGGAATACGGAAGCTTCACTACAGTCGCCGAACGTGTGAAACCTGAGGTGCTTTTCGACGCCTTCGTGGATTTCCGGAATTCCCTCGGGTTTGAAGTATTGCCGCTCACTGGAGGCCAGGCTCCTTACCCACAGCTTCAGGAGGTTCTTCGAGAAGGAGGAGTGGTCTGCCTGGTCGGGGAGAGGGATTTCAAAGGATCAGGCATACCGGTCACGTTTTTCGATGAAGAAACTACTATGCCCCCCGGGGCGGTGGAATTGGCATTAAGCACTGGGGCAGCACTGCACGTTGTCCACTCGTGGTTCGATGATGAGGGGTGGGGGTTGTCTGTCTCTGAGGAAATTCCACGTTCAGAAGCTACGACCATGCAACAGCAGGTAGCGGACATCTTTTCCAGGAACATTGCCGAACATCCTGAAGACTGGCACATGTTGCAGCCATTATGGCCACACGATCGTGAATTGAGGCGGAAAAGAAGAAAAGAGGCTCAGGTTAAGAAAGGGGAGCAATGA